GTCGAGTGCCACCAATGTAAGCTGTAAAGCTACCGCGCTTTTCCTCTTTTTTCAGAATTGGATAATCTTCTGCCCGAATCGGTTCAGAGATATCTAACCCACCCGATCGAAACTGTAAAAGCTCGGTATTCTGGTTTTCGACCACGCTCCAAACAATCCGCTCAATATACGGTTGTTGATTGCCTTGAGCATCTTTGCGCCAGTAGTAAGGATTGCGCTTAAAGATGATTCGCTGAGTGGCGACATATTGATCGATCGTATACTGACCGTTCGTAACAATCTTTTTCGGATCGGTATCCGTTCCCCAAGTCGAGAGAAACAACGGATTGCCGTCTCTGCCCGTTTTCGCGATCGTTTCCGCTAAGATGTGTTTTGGCAAAATTCCGAGTCCACCCGTCACCCGTAGAAATGGAGCAAACGGTTCTGGGGTCGTGAATTCGACTCTGCGATCGTCGATCTTCCGCACGGTGGGCAATTGCCGCTCTTTACCAATCCGTAGCACATCTTGAATATCAGTCGGAACTTTGGGATTCAAGAAAATATCGCGAAACGTAAACACGACATCATCCGCCGTTAAAGGTGCGCCATCCGACCACTTCAAGCCCTCTCGCAGCGTAAAGGTCACTTTCTTTTTATCCGGGGAAAGCTCCCATTTCTCGGCTAATTCTGGCTCCAGCTTGTCGGTTAAAGCATTTTCGGTCACTAATCCGACATACATCAGACCCGCAACGTTTGGATCTTCGTTAATCAGCGCATAGTTGAACGACTTGGGATCGCTCAGAATGCTATCGACCATTTGTGGAACTCGCGCTGCTTGTGTCTTATATCCTTGAGGATTGCAAGCCGTGACAGTCAACACAAGGCAGAACGCCGCCATTGCGAATGTCCAGAATCGCCAGAAACCTGTCGGAGCGGAAAATTTCATACGTCGATCGCGCATCTTTCAGAGAGTGATTCTATCCTTTCTACACCTTTTGCGCGATTTCTGGGAGATTTCTGGGAGATTATCAACCTGAATATCAATCTGGCAGCAATGCTCTATCCCAATTTGGAGTAGAAACGTGCGATCGCTAATACCAGATTGATTTGTGGATGCGACAGACTCTCGCCCCCTAAATCCCCCATTCTGGGTGACTTTGAGTATGATCTGTCGCATTCTATGTTTAATTCGGTATAAGAATCGCTAAGAATTGTGGACTCTTCACCGCAGAACGTCAGCCCATCCCGGATGTCAAAACTGATAGCGAATTCGGGCTTGAACAAAATGATCGCTGACATCCCGCTTGCCTAAAATTGTTTCGTATCCAACTCCGATCGACAAATTATTCGCAAACTGGGTTTGGACTCCTGCGCTCAAGCGAATAAAATCTCGATCGGGTTCACCCGTTCTGGTGCGATTAGGGATTCCGGGTTGACCGACAAGCTCGGTGACAATTTCGCGACTTCCGTTGGAAAATTCATGCTCATAGTTTGCCGCAATAAACGGCGTTACCGTTGCAGCAGGAGAACGGAAATCATACGAAAGCTGCGCTCCAACATTCAAAATGACAGAATCTGCTGTTTGATCAGCCACATTCAAATTCAGAATACTGCCGTTTCGCTCTGTGTAGCCATCAATGTTAACTCTGGTATATCGAACACCAATCATCGGCCCGACAGAGAGCTGATCTCTTCCAAAGTTATACCCTGTGTTCAAACGAACCGAGAATTGATTACCGTTAGTCTTTGCAGTTGCAGAGCGGAAACCTGTCGCATTAATTTTCCGATCGATTTCAAAGTCATTCCAGCCATAGTTAATCACTGCATCTGCATAGAAGCGATCGCGCTCATAACTTCCATAGGCAGATAGCGAATAACTATCAATCTCAACTCTGCCACGATTGTTGTTTAAGTCACTATTGCTGCTTGCATAATTGAATGCTAATCCCAGTGCTAGGTCATCTGTGACGCGATAATCTGCTCCGACTGTAACGCCTTTGGTATCAAAATCAAACCCTGTACTGCGATCGTTTGCATCCTGACTCCCAAAGTTAAAATCTCCGTTCACAAATACACCCAGTCTTTGAGTTGGATTTTGAGTTGGATTTCGCAGCGTCAATAATCGACCATCCAGATCGCGAGTGGGACGACGCGCCACACCCAGCGCAATCTCGGCTTGAGGCACGATCGTTTGCGGAGCCGTCAAGATGTCCAGCGCATACTCTGAAACAATTCGATGCGCGGCGGTTGTTGGATGAATATCATCCCAAAATAGAAACTGATCGCAATTTGCGCCCGATAGAATACAGGGCTGAGTCACGTTGGTAAAGCCAAATCGAGCCGGATCATTGAACACTTCATTGAGTAATGCGCCAATATCAAGCGGAATGATATTCACATCTGGCTGACTTTGCGCTAAGGCTTGTAATGAGGTTCTTAAGCCTTGATTGTGCGCGATCGACAGTTGGGTGAGTCCCGCACGTCGCTCTGGAGTCCTCGCTCCCGGAGTTCTGCCTAAATCCGGCAGATTTGGCACGATCAAAGTTCTTGTGCCTGCTGCCGTCAGGCGTTGCAGAATGTTAGAAATATTTCCCAGTGGAATTGCAGGATCAGTAACACGACCACCAAGATAATCATTTGCGCCTGCCCAAACGACAAACACACGATCTGGGCTAATACTCGGTGAATTCTGCAAAAAGCCATTCACCTGAGTCGTCACGCCGGGTAAAAATGGAACCGTGGTGTTTATCGTTCCGCTCGAAGCTCCACCGAATGCAAAATTCGTGGTTGTGGTTGTTAGGTTGAGTGTTTCAGCAAGGCTTTCAATCCAAACAGGCCCATTACTCAACCGACCGTTGAAATAAGGTGGACTTGGCGGAAATAATCCGTTTGTGGCTCTGAACGCATTGCCATTATCTGAAAGGCTATCTCCAAAAACTGTAAATCCTTCAATCGCTTGAGCCGAGACGCGAACAGGTAGTAAGGAAACCGCGATCGCCAACGAAAGTGTAAAAATCTTGCATTTCATAATACTTTCTGATGCTTCATCACACTTACCCTAGAGTGTAGAACAGAGAAGCTTAAATTTTGTGATTAGTAATTACTGTTTGAAAATCACGTCAGAATGAAGAGAGCGATCGAGGACAATCTCATGACTCAAGCAAAAGTCAAGTTTTCGAGTTTTGAAGAATATTTGTCCTATGATGACGGGACAGATCAGCTTTACGAGTTATGGAATGGGGAGCTAGTCGCATTGCCACCGGAATCAGGACTAAATTTTCAAATAGCCACCTTTCTACTCTTACAGCTTGTTCCATTCATTGACTACCGTAGGATTCGAGGACATGGACTAGAGCTACAAGTCCGTGGTGAACCCCAGAACCGCTTTCCTGATCTGACGGTGCTTCGCGAAGAACACATCGAGCAGTTAAAACGCCGCAATACGATCCTTTTATCAATGGCTCCTCCCCTGCTGGTGGTGGAAATTGTCAGTCCGGGGGAAACCAATCGATCGCGGGACTACACCAACAAGCGTGAACAGTACGAAGATCGAGGGATTCCTGAATATTGGATTGTTGATCCTCAAACTCAGAGTGTCACGGTGCTGCAATTAGAAGCAGGAGCCTATCAAGAAATCGGAGCGTTTCAAGGCGATCAAGTCATTTCTTCCTCAACTTTCCCAATGCTCAACCTAACGCCAGCACAAATTTTTTCGGCTTAAGAACGCTGTCGCAAAATGAATTCTGCGATCGCCAAATCCACAGGCGTTGTGACTTTCAAATTCGTTTCTTCACCTTCCACAATCCGCACCAACAATCCACATTGTTCAAATAGTGCCGCATCATCCGTCACTTCCCAGCCCTTCTGCCGCCCTTGTTCATGGCACTTTTTCAGCAGTGAAACTGAGAATCCTTGAGGAGTTTGGGCAGCCCAAAGCCGCGATCGATCCGGTGTACTTTCAATCGCCCCGGTTGCATCCACAACTTTAATCGTATCTTTGACCGGAATTGCAGCAATTAATCCATCACAAGATTGCAATGCTTCAGAGCAACGATCGAACAGTTCTGGCGTGGCTAAACAGCGTGCGCCGTCGTGAATCAAAACGGATTCAGCTCCAATCGGGAGTGCTTGAAGTCCGTTGTAGACCGACTCTTGGCGAGTTGCACCCCCTTGAATAAACTGAACAGGCTTCGTCAGATTCAGCGACTCAACGATCGATTTGAAGTCTTCCCAATCGATCGATTGCCCGATGATGCCGATCCATTTGATTGTTTGTGAGGCTTCTGCGGCAAGCAATGTCCAAGCAATTAAAGGCTTTCCCAGTAGTTCGAGCAGCAGTTTATTGCGCTCACTGCCCATTCTTCGTCCGGAACCCGCCGCAGGAATTAATAAATACACGATTCATTCCAATAACACTCCGAGTTCATAGTCTATCAGCGACAGCCGAGACTTTGACGAGTTGAGACATTGGTAATCGTGTTTGTTCCATTCGCAAGCTGGCACAGTTGCGGCACGATCGCCGGATCAAGCTGCGCGCCTGTGAAATCGACATTGCTGATCGAAGTGCTAACGAAAGTTGCTCCCCGCAAATCCGCATTTTTCAATACAGCATTGGTCAAATCAGAGAAACTGAACTGTGCGCCTGCAAGCTGAGCATTGTCTAATCTGGCATTTCTCAGGTACACACTGACAAGCTGCTGATTGCTTAGATTTGCGCCATTTAAGTCTGCACCCCCAAAAAATGAAGACCCAAGCGTCGCACCTTGAAAATTTGCACCCGTGAGCCGCGCCGAACCGAAATCAGTGTTTAGTAAGTAAGCATTGGTGAAATTCGCACGATCGAGAATCGCACGATTGAGCGAAGCCCGACTGACATCAGCGTTGGTGAAATCTGCTCCAGTAAAGTTGCTCGTTCGCCGATCGCTCGATCGTGCATTCACGACTAATTCACCTGCCTGAATTCCACTAAGGTTTGCTCCAGTCAGGTTAGCACCGCTGAAATTACTGCCGAACAGCGAAGAATTGATCAAGCGTGCATTGCTCAGATCGGTATTTGCCAAATTCACGTTGGTCAAATCGCACCCACGACACTCTTTAGTCGATTGCAACTGTTGAAGCTGCTGTGAGTTTTGAGCTTGGGCAGACGCGGAGATTAAAACTCCTGTGAGCGTGAGAAGCGCGATCGAAATCTTCTGCATAAGGTTCAACAGAGTTAGAAGTGCCTTTCTAATATTAGATTAAGGCCAAGACGATTCTTGCATCGGGATTACCATCACTTCTGGAATCACAGTTTCCGGTGGTTGGGTGAGAATGTAGCGAATGGTATCCGCAACGTTTTTGGGGTCTTGGAGCTTGTCAAGCGGCGTATCGGGGAAGCGATCGAGAATAAATGGAGTCTGCATTCCGCCTGCAATCACAGCCGTAACTTTGACCCGCTCTGGACGGGCTTCAACGTGCAGCGCATGACTAAACCCAACTAAGCCCCACTTACTGGCATGATACGCAGTTGCATTCGCCCATGTGCGCTTTGATGCAGTCGAAGCAATGTTGACGATATGTCCAGACTTGCGCTGCTTCATGTGCGTAATCACCGCTTTCGACAGAATGAAGGGTGCGCGGAGGTTCACCGCAAGAACCCGATCCCAGTCTTTGACATCGAGTTCTTCGATCGACACCGTAACATCAATTCCCGCATTGTTAATCAGAATATCTAAGTGATCATATTCTGCAATCACTTTGTCAATGCTGGAGAGAATTTGATTCTCATCGGTAACATCTAAGCGCAAGGCTGCCGCTTTTCCACCTTCTGAGCTAATTTCGGAGACAACTTTCTCAGCGAGATCTTCTCGAATATCTGCGACGATGACAGTAACACCAGAAGCAGCCAGAACTCGACAAATTGCTTCGCCTAATCCTTGTGCGCCACCTGTCACGAGAGCTACTTTTCCAGTTAAATCACTCATTGTTTTCTCCTATATCAATTGTTTGTTCTTTGCGTTAACGGTGTTGCCCTCATCCCCAACCCTTCTCCCTGAGGGAGAAGGGAGCTAGAATTCTTGTCTCCTCTCCCCTAGGGAGAGGGTTTAGGGTGAGGGCGAAATTTTAGGCATATCGCAGTCCTAATAATTTACCGTTAACGGAAGTCCCGAAGCTTGTTTACGATTCTGTAATCTTAATCGTTGTCGCTTCGGTTTCTGTTCGTGATTCACTACCCATGCTTCAACTAATTCGCAAAGTAAGTGAATCACGACGATTTGCACTTCCTGAATGTGCTGTGAATCAGCCGCAGGAACCACGATCGATAAGTCACAGAGCGATCGAGCATGTCCTCCATCGCCGCCTAAAATTCCAATGCTCGGAATTCCTAAGCGTTGTGCGGTTTCAAACGCGGCAAGAATGTTTTTCGATCGACCGCTCGTGCTAATTCCAATGACTAAATCATTCGGTTGTGCAAATGCCTCAATCTGACGAGAAAACACCTGATCGTACCCCACATCATTTGCCCAAGCGGTCAACAATGCACTATCAGCAGACAGCGCGATCGCAGGCAGCGCCCGCCGATTTGGAATCTTGAATCGTCCGACAAATTCTGCTGCACAGTGTTGAGCATCTGAAGCGCTACCGCCATTGCCACAGATTAACACTTTGCCATCTTGAAGAAAGCAATTTGTGATCAAGGTTGCCGCTTGAGTAATTTCAGTTTGCAAGCAGGAGTGGGCTGCTTGAATGGCTGCAATCACTGAATTGAATCCCCGATCGATCACTGCCGCAGAATCTAACACAGTTGACTGATCAATCAGCACAGACTGATATAAATTCGCCATCGAGTCTGCCACACTTTGCCAAGTAAACAGATGATTGGCGCGCCGAATTGCTTGGCGGCTGAGCTTTTCCATTAAACTTGGATGAGCATACAAATGAGACAGACGATCGGCGATCGCATCGGGCTGATTCGGTGGCACAAGATAGCCTGTTTCACCATCTGCAACCGAGAATTTCACCCCACCGACATTCGAACCAATTACTGGAGTTCCGCAAGCCATTGCTTCAAGCGGTGTAATTCCGAAAGGTTCGTACCAAGGCGTTGTAATAAACACATCTGCTGCACTGTAGTAGTACCGCAACACTTCCCGCCCTTTGCGACCGACGAAATGCACACGATCGACGACTCCTAGCTCTGTTGCAATTGCATTCAGTCGATCGACCTCTTTCGCAATGCGCGGATCACTATCATTCAGTTCACCTCCCACAATGATCAACTGTGCAGGAGCCTTCTCAGAGAACTTTGCAAATCCCCGAATTGCGGTATCAACCCCTTTACGCGGAACCATGCGACCGAGTTGCAAAACAATGCGATCGTCAGGATTCCACCCTAAAGCAACTCTCGCCAATGCTTTATCTAAACACCAAAACTCAGATGAATCAAAGCCACAAGGCACGATCGTAATTTTGCGCGGATCAGCATTATAGAGTTCAATCAAATCCGTTTCATCTTGAGGACATTCGGCAACAATGCGATCGGCTTCCTGCACCAATCGATCCTCAATTTCAAACCGCTCATCCGGGAACTCATCGTTTCCGCCTTGATGAAATCGCCGCACCCGCCCCAACGCATGAAACGTAATCATAAACGGAATCTGCAACACTCGCTTCAACTCTGCGGCAACCAGCCCAGACATCCAGAAGTTAGCATGAACGAGATCATAGTGCGTATGCTGACAAAAACGCAGCATGTACGCTGTGAATTCCTGCATATGCGGCAATAGATCTTCCTTGCGAATCTCAACCGGATCACCTGCGGGAACATGAATTAAACGCACTCCCTCGCTCCAGTTGGCAATCTCCGGCAACAACGCCCGATCGCGCCTCGTGAAAATATCCACCTGATAACCGCGCTTGGCTAAATGCTTCGCCAACTGTCCGACATACACATTTTGTCCGCCACTATCCACACCGCCCAGAATCCCAAACGGCGAAGCGTGTTCACTAATTAATGCAATCCGTTTCATACGAGGGTCATAGTAGGTTTACGATCGACAACTTGTGCAAATGCCCGATTCCAATCGCGCTTAAACCGCTCGATATTGAATCGCTCTTCGGCAACTTTCCGCGCCCCCTGACTCAATCGCTGAGCTTCTTCGGGTGATTTCTGCAACTGCTGCATCACCTCGATTAAGCGATCGACATTCGTATCCACATAACCAGACACTCCGTTTTCAATCACCGTTGCCATTTCTGTGGTCGCAAGTCCAATGATTGGCATTCCGATCATCATGGCTTCGCAGACCGACAAGCCCAAACTGGTGTAGCGAATCGGATTGAAAAAGAATCGATAGTGTGACGTGAACTCAGCTAACTGTTGATGCGGAATCTCGCCCCGTCCACCGAGCTTTTCCGCCTGCATGCCGACTAAATCTAACGGCACTTGCGATCGCACTCGTTCAAAAATATCAGCTCCGAGTCTTCGTCCCCTTGCTTGCAATCCGTTCACTACGACAATGCCGCGATCGATCTGCCCTTGATAGCGCACATTTTCAGGAACCATAACACCGTGTTCAATCACACAGGTCGGTGTCACACCACTGTTCCACATCAGATCATTAAAGTGCGTCACATGAACTAATAGGACATTTGGATCATTCACAACATGCGGTGTATCTGTTGGATGTTCGCGGGGTGGATCATGTTCCAGATAGAGCCGAGGCAAGGAGCGCTGTTGCTCCGACAGAATCTCGTACTGATCTTCGAGATAGTTTTTGCGTGATTGGAACAAGATGCAATCGAACTCCAAGTTCCGTACTTCTTCAGCCGGAACATTATGCACATTGTCACCCCAAACAAATCCACCTAACTTACCGCCGTATCCTTCTGGAAACCCAGGTTTCACAGGCAGAAAGAATTGATGCGGCGACTGGACAAGGTAATACAAATAGCTCCCATGGACGTGCCAAGTAAGAATCCGAAGAGGTTTCATAACTAAAATTCCGAATAAGTGCGCGTTCTTGGAGCAGAACAATCAACGCAAAACAAACATACTGAATGATTGTTTTATATCATGCAAAATTTAACGAGAGAATACATTGGGCATTTGCACAAGATGTAATGAGTTTGTATGTTCAGAGATTGTGCAAATGCCCAACTTACGATCGCGAACCGCTAAACTTTCCGAATGCGAATCAACAAAAGAGCGCAACAGTAGCGCTAATCGAATCTGGATCGCATCATCAAATAGGCGGGGATTTAGTCCCGTTAATGAAGTAATTTTATCAAGGCGATAACTTAAAGTATTCCTGTGGATAGATAATTTCCCGGCTGTAGAAGACGGATAGCAATTTTCTGCAAAGAAAACTTCCAGCGTATCAATTAGTTCTGGCTCTTGATCTAACGGGCTGAGAAGATGTTTTGCTAAATCAATTTTTGTGCTTTCGTCTGAAATGCCAACGAAGGCAGCGACACCCAAATCGTCCAAACAATAAACTTGGTTTTCACCAGAAAAGTGATGTCCTAAAGACAATGCCGCTTGTGCATCTTGATACGATCGCGCCAACCCTTGAATGCCTGGATGATAGCGCCCAATTCCGATGCTGAGATTGGTTCCGGTTTGCGATCGCAATTGATTCAGCAATGCGGTACTGGCTCGTTTTAAGGCGGCTAAATTTGCCCACGATGGATTTCCGGCGGGGTCTTTCTGGTCTGCCCAAGCCTTAAGATCTTGAGTGCTACTGGCTTTTAATACTGCAATCTCACTCCCGCCAATGTAAGCACAAATTGTATCGTTAGGGAGATGAAAGAACTTAACAATGCTTTCAATAATTACCTGAATTCTGCGTTGAGTTTGAGCATCCAACATTTCAAACGGCTTAGTCGGACAAGAGAGCAAATATTCAGCCGCGTCAATCAAAATCACAGCCCGCGGACGAGTAAAATCTAAGCCCAAAATCTGCGCTTCTCGTAGCACTTCAGATTCGTTCCGGCTCGCAGAACGCAGCAGATCATGAATAAACTTGTTTTTCAGTTCTGGCTGAAAAGGCTGATCTGAGATCGACATTGCCTGAGCAATCACTAACTCTACTAAAACTTGCATTAGCCGCAGCGAAATCTCATCAGACTCTAAATGGCTGAGAATCAATTCGCCTCGTTGGTATCCGACCTGTAAAGGCAGTCTCAAATTCGATGGTGCATCAAAACAGTGTCCAACTGCCTCATTCTCGGTACTTACGACCACAATCGCTCGATCGTCCACTACAAACACTCGTGCATTCAGCACCTCTTGGATCTGCTGAACAATCACTTGAGCAACTCGCTTAAACCGAATTAGCGCAGCTCCTTCTCGTGTCACGCTGCCTCCCGAAGAGTATTCAGCATCTCCTCAATACTCGCTTTACACGCCGATAACACTCCGCCTCCAAACTCACAAGACACTCCGCCTCGCACCGGAATTCCGGCAAGATAACAAGCATAAGCAACCGGATACGGCGATCGATTCCCATCAGGTAAGACGATCGCCGCATCAAATTGCTCAACCTTCAGCAGTTCAATCAAATTCAGTAATCGCTCTGGAACATCAGACAAGCTTGTTTCAGAGATAGCAGAATGTACTAAGACCTGATTCACTTGAGCAATTGAGAGTGCCACTTGACTCAGCCGAGCCGCACACAGCACAACAATCTGCGAATTTGGCAACTGCAATCGCACCTGCTTAATTCCCGATCGCAATCCATCTGCATGATTGCCAGTCTGAATCACCAATACCTTCTCAGGCAACATGGAGTGCCTCCTGCTGTAATAGAGCTTCAACCTGCTCCAAGACCGTGCTAACCGAAGCAGGAGGCACAATCGATTGATGGCGCTGGCGATCCAAAGGCGACCATCGCTGCGGATCAGACCCACTAAAGATCACCACGCTTGGAACCTTGAGCGCCGCCGCAAGATGTGAAACTCCCGTATCATTGCACACCAACAATCGACAGTTTTCTAGCACTGCCGCCAACGTCCCCAAGCTGGTTCGTCCTGCTAGATTGATCGTCGGAGCCTTGATCAATTGTGCGATCGCCTCAGTTAATCCCCGTTCCGCATCGCTTCCGGTCAATACTACCTGCCATCCCTTCTGGGCGAGATGCTCTCCGATCGCTGCAAATCGATCGCTCGACCAACAGCGCGAAGAAACACTTGCCCCGGCATGAATACAGATATAGCGCTGTAGATCGTACAGTTGCAATAAAGCTTGTCCCTCCTGTCGATCGTTCTCTCCGATCGGAAATTCCATCTGCGCGTTTGACGCTGGGATTCCTACAAAATCAAGCAAGCGCAAATACCGCAAAATTTCATGCTCCGTTTCGACGAACGACAAAAACGAAGCGGGATCGGGACAAACTTGACTGGATTGGAAGAATCCGATCGTTCGCCCTGCACCGAGTTCCAGTGTTAGCGGATTCGTCACAACGCCGCTTCCATGCATCTGAATTGCGAGATCAAACTTGCGCGATCGCATTTCTACAAAAAAAGCTGGCAAAGCGGATAAATCAACAGGCTGCTCTGGCAGACCAGGATAACCAGGCAGCACTACAAACTCATCAATGTACTGCTCAAATCGCTCCGCTAATCCCTGTGAACCGGGCAAACCAATCAGCGTCACCTTTGCTTGAGGATAAGCGACTCTCAGAGCACGTAGAGCTGGCACTGCACACAGGAAGTCCCCCAATCCTGGTAATGCCCGAACGATCGCAATTCTTTCTGCTGTTGAAATCGCCTCACTCACACTGTCTACCTACTATCCGTCTACCTGCTACGTCTTGAAGCAGAGTAGAGGTTCTAGCTAAATTATGTCGTCCCCACATAGATAGAAGACAGTAGAAGCTCAGTCTGACCCAAGATAGAGATCATAAAAAAGTGGGTCAAAAGCCCACTTCGTTTAAAGACTGATCTACCAACTTGAAGTGCGATTAGGTAAGCTTCCTGACATCATCCGTGACATCAGTAAGCTGAGGAGCCGCCGCATCTTCCCAAGCATTCAGAATGACTGCATTTGAAACATTGCCAATGATGTTGAGCACTGTTTTGAAGCCATCAGTTAAGCGATCGATTCCCGCCACAATTGCCACTCCTTCCACGGGTAATCCTGATGCAGTCAGAACAGTCGTCATCATGATGATTCCAGAACCAGGAACACCCGGAGTGCTGAACGAAACTAAGAAGGTGCTGAGTACGATCGCAAGCAACAATGAAGGAGTCAAAGAAATATCAAACATTTGAGCAATAAACACCGCATTAAAGCCTTGCAAAATCGCTGATCCATCTCGCTTTAATGCTGTTCCTAAGGGGACTGCAAAGCTAGCAATGTCCTCACGCAGCCCATAATCTTCCTGAACATTCTTCAGCACGACAGGCAGTGCAGCATTAGAACTTGCAGTGCCAAATGCTAACGACAATGCTGGAACAAGACTTTGAAGCAGTTTAATCGGTTTGGCTTTCAGTATCGCAAGAATCAAGACATAGAAAGTAATCATGATCAATGTCGAAACAAAGAGCGAAAAGACATAGGTAAATAACTTCACGATTAGCTGTAGCCCTTCGGTTGCAATAACTGAGCTAACTAAGGCAAAAACACCAATCGGTGCAACATAAAGCACGATCGACAGAATTTTTTCACTAATGACATAGCAACTTTCAACAAAGCTAACAAAGCTTGCTGCCTTTTCACCCACAAGCTGAATTGCAACCCCAATCAACGCAGATGAGAAAATTACTTGTAGTAGGTTGCCTGTGCTAAGTGCTTCAATTGGGTTCGTTGGAATCAAGCTCACTAACCAGTCGATTAGTGATTGTTGTTGAGCGATCGCACTAATTTGCACATCAGTTGAAACCGACACTCCAACTCCAGGCTTAACAACAACCGCTATGATCAATCCCAATGCCACAGCAATCCCACTCGTTAAGCAATAGCTCACAATCAGCTTTACCGCATACCGCCCAACCTGTGCCGCATTCTGAATCCGAGTCAAGCCTAGAATCAGCGATGAAAAAACGATCGGCACAACCACAAACTGAATCAACCGCAAAAATGCCGTTCCAGTTGGACTGAGCAAATAGAGATCGAGCGGCAGGATCACTGTCGGAAAGAAATCATGCAGCACCGCCCCAAACCCGATTCCCACCGCCATTGCCACCAAAATCAGCGTCGATAAGCTCATAGTCTTGACTCTTCAACCGTCAGGACTCACTGTAGCACTGTCGATCGCTTCAGTTCTTCTGATCGCTCCCCTTATTCCCGTCTTTATATTTTTTCAAACGAATTCTTCAACGGGGTCAAAGAATTTGTCGCTCTACAGCTAAAATCCTCTATACTTTCCTCTGGCTAGCCCGTAGAGCTTCTAACGCTACAGTCCTCGACCTTAGATAGGTACCTTCACCCTAATAATATGTAACCTTTAATTTTGACAAATTTTTGACAAATTAAGGCTGCTGTTCAGCGATCATGCTTCTGCATAACTGAACTAGGCTTGCTAGATCTTTAGGAGTAATGTTCATG
This genomic window from Cyanobacteria bacterium FACHB-DQ100 contains:
- a CDS encoding glycosyltransferase, which produces MKPLRILTWHVHGSYLYYLVQSPHQFFLPVKPGFPEGYGGKLGGFVWGDNVHNVPAEEVRNLEFDCILFQSRKNYLEDQYEILSEQQRSLPRLYLEHDPPREHPTDTPHVVNDPNVLLVHVTHFNDLMWNSGVTPTCVIEHGVMVPENVRYQGQIDRGIVVVNGLQARGRRLGADIFERVRSQVPLDLVGMQAEKLGGRGEIPHQQLAEFTSHYRFFFNPIRYTSLGLSVCEAMMIGMPIIGLATTEMATVIENGVSGYVDTNVDRLIEVMQQLQKSPEEAQRLSQGARKVAEERFNIERFKRDWNRAFAQVVDRKPTMTLV
- a CDS encoding glycosyltransferase family 9 protein: MSEAISTAERIAIVRALPGLGDFLCAVPALRALRVAYPQAKVTLIGLPGSQGLAERFEQYIDEFVVLPGYPGLPEQPVDLSALPAFFVEMRSRKFDLAIQMHGSGVVTNPLTLELGAGRTIGFFQSSQVCPDPASFLSFVETEHEILRYLRLLDFVGIPASNAQMEFPIGENDRQEGQALLQLYDLQRYICIHAGASVSSRCWSSDRFAAIGEHLAQKGWQVVLTGSDAERGLTEAIAQLIKAPTINLAGRTSLGTLAAVLENCRLLVCNDTGVSHLAAALKVPSVVIFSGSDPQRWSPLDRQRHQSIVPPASVSTVLEQVEALLQQEALHVA
- a CDS encoding helix-turn-helix domain-containing protein translates to MSISDQPFQPELKNKFIHDLLRSASRNESEVLREAQILGLDFTRPRAVILIDAAEYLLSCPTKPFEMLDAQTQRRIQVIIESIVKFFHLPNDTICAYIGGSEIAVLKASSTQDLKAWADQKDPAGNPSWANLAALKRASTALLNQLRSQTGTNLSIGIGRYHPGIQGLARSYQDAQAALSLGHHFSGENQVYCLDDLGVAAFVGISDESTKIDLAKHLLSPLDQEPELIDTLEVFFAENCYPSSTAGKLSIHRNTLSYRLDKITSLTGLNPRLFDDAIQIRLALLLRSFVDSHSESLAVRDRKLGICTISEHTNSLHLVQMPNVFSR
- a CDS encoding dicarboxylate/amino acid:cation symporter, whose protein sequence is MSLSTLILVAMAVGIGFGAVLHDFFPTVILPLDLYLLSPTGTAFLRLIQFVVVPIVFSSLILGLTRIQNAAQVGRYAVKLIVSYCLTSGIAVALGLIIAVVVKPGVGVSVSTDVQISAIAQQQSLIDWLVSLIPTNPIEALSTGNLLQVIFSSALIGVAIQLVGEKAASFVSFVESCYVISEKILSIVLYVAPIGVFALVSSVIATEGLQLIVKLFTYVFSLFVSTLIMITFYVLILAILKAKPIKLLQSLVPALSLAFGTASSNAALPVVLKNVQEDYGLREDIASFAVPLGTALKRDGSAILQGFNAVFIAQMFDISLTPSLLLAIVLSTFLVSFSTPGVPGSGIIMMTTVLTASGLPVEGVAIVAGIDRLTDGFKTVLNIIGNVSNAVILNAWEDAAAPQLTDVTDDVRKLT
- a CDS encoding glycosyltransferase — its product is MKRIALISEHASPFGILGGVDSGGQNVYVGQLAKHLAKRGYQVDIFTRRDRALLPEIANWSEGVRLIHVPAGDPVEIRKEDLLPHMQEFTAYMLRFCQHTHYDLVHANFWMSGLVAAELKRVLQIPFMITFHALGRVRRFHQGGNDEFPDERFEIEDRLVQEADRIVAECPQDETDLIELYNADPRKITIVPCGFDSSEFWCLDKALARVALGWNPDDRIVLQLGRMVPRKGVDTAIRGFAKFSEKAPAQLIIVGGELNDSDPRIAKEVDRLNAIATELGVVDRVHFVGRKGREVLRYYYSAADVFITTPWYEPFGITPLEAMACGTPVIGSNVGGVKFSVADGETGYLVPPNQPDAIADRLSHLYAHPSLMEKLSRQAIRRANHLFTWQSVADSMANLYQSVLIDQSTVLDSAAVIDRGFNSVIAAIQAAHSCLQTEITQAATLITNCFLQDGKVLICGNGGSASDAQHCAAEFVGRFKIPNRRALPAIALSADSALLTAWANDVGYDQVFSRQIEAFAQPNDLVIGISTSGRSKNILAAFETAQRLGIPSIGILGGDGGHARSLCDLSIVVPAADSQHIQEVQIVVIHLLCELVEAWVVNHEQKPKRQRLRLQNRKQASGLPLTVNY